A stretch of the Notamacropus eugenii isolate mMacEug1 chromosome 2, mMacEug1.pri_v2, whole genome shotgun sequence genome encodes the following:
- the BCL9 gene encoding B-cell CLL/lymphoma 9 protein isoform X2, which yields MHSSNPKVRNSPSGNTQSPKPKQEVMVRPPTVMSPSGNPQLDSKFSNPGKQGGSASQSQPSPCDSKSGGHPPKALPGPGGSMGLKNGAGNGAKGKGRRERSISADSFDQRDPGTPNDDSEIKECNSADHIKPQDSQHPSHSMTPANASAPRSSTPSHGQTAAPEPAANQKTPSKVVYVFSTEMANKAAEAVLKGQAETIVSFHIQNISNSKTERSAVPLNTQISTLRNDPKSLPQQPPASANQDQNSSQNTKLQLTPPIPAPAPKSAAPPCPLDQDSPGVENKLIPSAGSPANSTPLPADGSGPNSTPNNRAITPVSQGSSSSTTDPKGPLPPPVSSGEPPSLGENPDGLSQEQLEHRERSLQTLRDIQRMLFPDEKEFSGAQSAGPQQSSGVLDGPQKKPEGPIQAMMAQSQSLGKGPGPRTDVGAPFGPQGHREMPFSPEEMVPPPMNSQPGPMGPDHLDHMTPEQMAWLKLQQEFYEEKRRKQEQVAVQQCSLQDMMVHQHGPRGVVRGPPPPYQMASSEGWGPAGPEPFADGINMPHSLPPRGVAPPPNMPGSQMRLPGFAGMMNSEMEGPNVPNPASRPGLSGVSWPDDVPKIPDGRNFPPGQGVFSGPGRGERFPNPPSLSDEMFPQQLAEKQLGLPPGMSIEGIRPNIEMNRMIPGSQRHMEPGNNPLFPRIPVEGPLSPSRADFPKGMPPQIGPGRELEFGMVPGGMKGDVNLNVNMGSNPQMIPQKMRDAGVGPEEMMKLRPGGSEMLPSQQKMVPLPFGDHPQQEYGMGPRPFLPMSQGPGGNNGLRNLRDPVGPDQRTNSRLSHMPPLPLNPSSNPASLNTAPPVQRSLGRKPLDISVAASQVHSPGINPLKSPTMRQVQSPMLGSPSGNLKSPQTPSQLAGMLAGPAAAASIKSPPVLGSAAASPVHLKSPSLPAPSPGWTSSPKPPLQSPGIPPNHKTSLTMASPAMMGNVESGGPPPPTAGQSASVNIPGSLPSSTPYTMPPEPTLSQNPLSIMMSRMSKFAMPSSTPLYHDAIKTVASSDDDSPPARSPNLPSMNNMPGMGINPQNPRISGPNPGVPMPTLSPMGMTQPLSHSNQMPSPNAMGPSIPPHGVPVGPGLMSHNPMMGHGSQEPPMVPQGRMGFPQGFPPVQSPPQQVPFPHNGPSGGQGNFPGGMGFPGEGPLGRPSNLPQSSTDPALCKPGGPGGPDSFTVLGNNMPSVFTDPDLQEVIRPGATGIPEFDLSRIIPSEKPSQTLQYFPRGEVPGRKQPQGPGPGFSHMQGIIGEQAPRMGLALPGMGGPGPVGTPDIPLGTAPSMPGHNPMRPPAFLQQGMMGPHHRMMSPAQSAMPGQPTLMSNPAAAVGMIPGKDRAPAGLYTHPGPVGSPGMMMSMQGMMGPQQNIMIPPQMRPRGMAADVGMGGFSQGPGNPGNMMF from the exons ATGCATTCCAGTAACCCTAAAGTGAGGAACTCTCCATCAGGAAACACACAGAG TCCCAAACCTAAGCAGGAGGTGATGGTCCGTCCCCCCACAGTGATGTCCCCATCTGGAAACCCCCAGCTGGATTCCAAATTCTCCAATCCGGGTAAACAGGGGGGCTCAGCCAGCCAGTCTCAGCCATCCCCCTGTGACTCCAAGAGTGGGGGCCACCCCCCAAAAGCACTCCCTGGCCCAGGTGGGAGCATGGGGCTGAAGAACGGGGCTGGAAATGGTGccaagggaaaggggagaagggagagaagtattTCAGCGGACTCGTTTGATCAGAGGGACCCTGGGACGCCAAATGATGACTCTGAAATCAAAG aGTGTAATTCTGCAGATCATATAAAGCCTCAGGATTCCCAGCATCCTTCACACTCCATGACTCCTGCAAATGCTTCAGCCCCGAGGTCTTCCACCCCCTCCCATGGTCAAACGGCTGCGCCGGAGCCAGCTGCTAACCAGAAGACGCCATCCAAAGTGGTTTATGTATTTTCTACTGAGATGGCCAATAA GGCTGCTGAGGCTGTGCTGAAGGGCCAAGCTGAAACAATCGtctccttccacatccagaacaTCTCAAACAGCAAGACCGAAAGAAGTGCTGTGCCTCTG AATACACAGATCTCTACCCTTCGGAATGATCCCAAATCACTACCACAGCAGCCTCCAGCTTCGGCCAACCAGGACCAGAATTCTTCCCAGAATACCAAACTACAACTAACTCCACCCATTCCGGCACCAGCACCCAAGTCTGCCGCTCCTCCCTGTCCCCTGGATCAGGATAGTCCTGGAGTGGAAAACAAACTAATTCCTTCTGCAGGGAGCCCGGCCAATTCCACACCACTGCCTGCAGACGGTTCTGGGCCAAACTCTACCCCCAACAATCGAGCAATCACCCCTGTTTCCCAGGGGAGTAGTAGCTCTACCACGGATCCCAAaggtcccctccctcccccagtctCTAGTGGGGAGCCGCCCTCACTGGGAGAGAACCCCGATGGGTTGTCTCAGGAGCAGCTGGAGCATCGGGAGCGCTCACTGCAGACACTCAGAGACATCCAGCGCATGCTCTTCCCTGATGAGAAGGAGTTCTCTGGGGCACAGAGTGCGGGACCCCAGCAAAGCTCGGGCGTGCTTGATGGCCCACAAAAGAAGCCCGAGGGGCCCATCCAGGCCATGATGGCCCAGTCCCAAAGCCTTGGGAAAGGGCCCGGGCCCAGGACCGATGTGGGAGCTCCCTTTGGCCCTCAGGGACACAGAGAGATGCCCTTTTCCCCCGAGGAGATGGTCCCACCCCCCATGAATTCCCAGCCAGGGCCTATGGGCCCCGACCACCTGGATCACATGACTCCTGAGCAGATGGCATGGCTGAAGCTGCAGCAGGAGTTCtatgaggagaagaggaggaaacaggaGCAGGTGGCTGTACAGCAGTGCTCCCTGCAGGACATGATGGTCCATCAGCATGGGCCCCGAGGAGTGGTCCGGGGCCCTCCCCCACCCTACCAGATGGCTTCCAGCGAAGGATGGGGGCCTGCAGGCCCAGAGCCTTTTGCTGATGGCATAAATATGCCTCATTCCCTGCCCCCAAGGGGCGTGGCTCCTCCCCCCAACATGCCAGGAAGTCAGATGCGTCTTCCCGGATTTGCAGGAATGATGAACTCTGAAATGGAGGGGCCAAATGTCCCTAACCCTGCATCCAGACCAGGTCTTTCTGGAGTTAGTTGGCCAGATGATGTGCCAAAAATTCCGGATGGCCGAAATTTCCCTCCAGGCCAGGGGGTCTTTAGTGGCCCTGGCCGAGGTGAACGCTTCCCAAATCCTCCAAGTTTGTCTGATGAGATGTTTCCGCAACAGCTGGCAGAGAAGCAGTTGGGCCTCCCCCCAGGGATGAGTATAGAAGGAATCAGGCCCAACATTGAGATGAATAGGATGATCCCAGGGTCTCAGCGACACATGGAGCCTGGGAATAATCCCCTTTTCCCCCGTATACCAGTAGAGGGGCCCCTAAGCCCTTCTAGGGCTGACTTCCCAAAAGGAATGCCACCACAGATTGGCCCTGGCCGGGAACTTGAATTTGGGATGGTCCCTGGTGGCATGAAGGGGGATGTAAATCTGAACGTCAATATGGGCTCCAACCCACAGATGATACCTCAGAAAATGAGGGATGCTGGGGTGGGTCCTGAGGAGATGATGAAACTACGGCCAGGTGGCTCTGAGATGCTCCCCTCCCAGCAAAAGATGGTGCCCCTGCCATTTGGTGATCACCCTCAGCAGGAGTATGGCATGGGCCCTAGGCCTTTCCTTCCCATGTCTCAGGGTCCGGGCGGCAACAATGGTCTTCGGAATCTTAGAGACCCAGTTGGGCCTGACCAAAGGACTAATAGCCGGCTCAGCCACATGCCACCACTACCTCTCAACCCGTCCAGTAATCCTGCCAGCCTCAACACCGCTCCCCCTGTTCAGCGCAGTCTGGGACGTAAGCCCTTGGATATTTCTGTTGCCGCTAGCCAGGTGCATTCTCCAGGCATTAATCCTCTGAAGTCTCCCACGATGCGCCAGGTCCAGTCACCAATGTTGGGCTCACCCTCGGGGAACCTCAAGTCCCCCCAGACTCCATCCCAGCTGGCGGGCATGCTGGCAGGtccagctgctgctgcttccattAAGTCCCCTCCTGTCTTGGGGTCTGCTGCTGCTTCACCTGTTCACCTCAAATCTCCATCACTTCCTGCCCCTTCACCTGGATGGACCTCCTCTCCAAAACCTCCACTACAGAGTCCCGGGATCCCTCCAAACCACAAAACGTCTCTCACTATGGCTTCCCCAGCCATGATGGGAAATGTAGAGTCAG GTGGTCCACCACCTCCTACTGCTGGCCAGTCTGCTTCTGTGAATATTCCTGGAAGTCTTCCCTCTAGCACCCCTTACACAATGCCTCCAGAACCAACcctttcccagaatcctctctccatCATGATGTCTCGAATGTCCAAGTTTGCAATGCCCAGTTCCACCCCACTTTACCATGATGCCATCAAGACTGTGGCCAGTTCAGATGATGACTCCCCTCCAGCTCGATCTCCCAACTTGCCATCAATGAATAACATGCCAG gAATGGGCATTAACCCCCAGAATCCTCGAATTTCAGGCCCAAACCCAGGGGTTCCGATGCCAACCCTTAGCCCAATGGGAATGACGCAGCCACTCTCTCACTCCAACCAGATGCCCTCTCCAAATGCTATGGGACCCAGTATACCTCCTCATGGGGTTCCCGTGGGGCCCGGTCTGATGTCACACAATCCGATGATGGGGCACGGGTCCCAAGAGCCTCCCATGGTACCTCAAGGACGAATGGGGTTCCCTCAGGGGTTCCCTCCAGTACAGTCTCCTCCACAGCAGGTGCCGTTTCCCCACAATGGCCCCAGTGGGGGTCAAGGCAACTTTCCAGGAGGCATGGGCTTTCCTGGGGAAGGACCCCTGGGCCGTCCTAGCAACCTGCCCCAAAGTTCCACAGATCCAGCACTTTGTAAGCCTGGAGGCCCAGGGGGTCCTGACTCCTTCACCGTCCTGGGAAACAACATGCCTTCAGTTTTCACAGATCCAGACCTACAGGAAGTGATTCGACCTGGAGCCACTGGAATACCTGAGTTCGATCTGTCCCGGATTATCCCGTCAGAGAAGCCCAGCCAGACACTGCAGTATTTTCCTCGGGGGGAAGTCCCAGGCCGCAAACAGCCCCAGGGTCCTGGGCCTGGGTTCTCACACATGCAGGGGATAATAGGAGAACAGGCCCCAAGAATGGGACTAGCATTACCTGGCATGGGGGGCCCAGGTCCAGTGGGAACTCCAGATATCCCCCTTGGTACAGCTCCATCCATGCCAGGACACAACCCAATGAGACCACCTGCCTTTCTGCAGCAAGGCATGATGGGACCTCACCATCGGATGATGTCACCAGCACAATCTGCAATGCCTGGCCAGCCCACCCTGATGAGCAACCCAGCAGCTGCTGTAGGCATGATTCCTGGCAAAGATCGGGCCCCTGCTGGACTATATACCCACCCAGGGCCTGTGGGCTCTCCAGGCATGATGATGTCAATGCAGGGCATGATGGGACCCCAACAGAACATCATGATCCCCCCACAGATGAGGCCTCGAGGCATGGCTGCTGATGTGGGTATGGGTGGATTTAGCCAAGGACCTGGAAACCCAGGGAACATGATGTTTTAA
- the BCL9 gene encoding B-cell CLL/lymphoma 9 protein isoform X1, translated as MHSSNPKVRNSPSGNTQSSPKPKQEVMVRPPTVMSPSGNPQLDSKFSNPGKQGGSASQSQPSPCDSKSGGHPPKALPGPGGSMGLKNGAGNGAKGKGRRERSISADSFDQRDPGTPNDDSEIKECNSADHIKPQDSQHPSHSMTPANASAPRSSTPSHGQTAAPEPAANQKTPSKVVYVFSTEMANKAAEAVLKGQAETIVSFHIQNISNSKTERSAVPLNTQISTLRNDPKSLPQQPPASANQDQNSSQNTKLQLTPPIPAPAPKSAAPPCPLDQDSPGVENKLIPSAGSPANSTPLPADGSGPNSTPNNRAITPVSQGSSSSTTDPKGPLPPPVSSGEPPSLGENPDGLSQEQLEHRERSLQTLRDIQRMLFPDEKEFSGAQSAGPQQSSGVLDGPQKKPEGPIQAMMAQSQSLGKGPGPRTDVGAPFGPQGHREMPFSPEEMVPPPMNSQPGPMGPDHLDHMTPEQMAWLKLQQEFYEEKRRKQEQVAVQQCSLQDMMVHQHGPRGVVRGPPPPYQMASSEGWGPAGPEPFADGINMPHSLPPRGVAPPPNMPGSQMRLPGFAGMMNSEMEGPNVPNPASRPGLSGVSWPDDVPKIPDGRNFPPGQGVFSGPGRGERFPNPPSLSDEMFPQQLAEKQLGLPPGMSIEGIRPNIEMNRMIPGSQRHMEPGNNPLFPRIPVEGPLSPSRADFPKGMPPQIGPGRELEFGMVPGGMKGDVNLNVNMGSNPQMIPQKMRDAGVGPEEMMKLRPGGSEMLPSQQKMVPLPFGDHPQQEYGMGPRPFLPMSQGPGGNNGLRNLRDPVGPDQRTNSRLSHMPPLPLNPSSNPASLNTAPPVQRSLGRKPLDISVAASQVHSPGINPLKSPTMRQVQSPMLGSPSGNLKSPQTPSQLAGMLAGPAAAASIKSPPVLGSAAASPVHLKSPSLPAPSPGWTSSPKPPLQSPGIPPNHKTSLTMASPAMMGNVESGGPPPPTAGQSASVNIPGSLPSSTPYTMPPEPTLSQNPLSIMMSRMSKFAMPSSTPLYHDAIKTVASSDDDSPPARSPNLPSMNNMPGMGINPQNPRISGPNPGVPMPTLSPMGMTQPLSHSNQMPSPNAMGPSIPPHGVPVGPGLMSHNPMMGHGSQEPPMVPQGRMGFPQGFPPVQSPPQQVPFPHNGPSGGQGNFPGGMGFPGEGPLGRPSNLPQSSTDPALCKPGGPGGPDSFTVLGNNMPSVFTDPDLQEVIRPGATGIPEFDLSRIIPSEKPSQTLQYFPRGEVPGRKQPQGPGPGFSHMQGIIGEQAPRMGLALPGMGGPGPVGTPDIPLGTAPSMPGHNPMRPPAFLQQGMMGPHHRMMSPAQSAMPGQPTLMSNPAAAVGMIPGKDRAPAGLYTHPGPVGSPGMMMSMQGMMGPQQNIMIPPQMRPRGMAADVGMGGFSQGPGNPGNMMF; from the exons ATGCATTCCAGTAACCCTAAAGTGAGGAACTCTCCATCAGGAAACACACAGAG TAGTCCCAAACCTAAGCAGGAGGTGATGGTCCGTCCCCCCACAGTGATGTCCCCATCTGGAAACCCCCAGCTGGATTCCAAATTCTCCAATCCGGGTAAACAGGGGGGCTCAGCCAGCCAGTCTCAGCCATCCCCCTGTGACTCCAAGAGTGGGGGCCACCCCCCAAAAGCACTCCCTGGCCCAGGTGGGAGCATGGGGCTGAAGAACGGGGCTGGAAATGGTGccaagggaaaggggagaagggagagaagtattTCAGCGGACTCGTTTGATCAGAGGGACCCTGGGACGCCAAATGATGACTCTGAAATCAAAG aGTGTAATTCTGCAGATCATATAAAGCCTCAGGATTCCCAGCATCCTTCACACTCCATGACTCCTGCAAATGCTTCAGCCCCGAGGTCTTCCACCCCCTCCCATGGTCAAACGGCTGCGCCGGAGCCAGCTGCTAACCAGAAGACGCCATCCAAAGTGGTTTATGTATTTTCTACTGAGATGGCCAATAA GGCTGCTGAGGCTGTGCTGAAGGGCCAAGCTGAAACAATCGtctccttccacatccagaacaTCTCAAACAGCAAGACCGAAAGAAGTGCTGTGCCTCTG AATACACAGATCTCTACCCTTCGGAATGATCCCAAATCACTACCACAGCAGCCTCCAGCTTCGGCCAACCAGGACCAGAATTCTTCCCAGAATACCAAACTACAACTAACTCCACCCATTCCGGCACCAGCACCCAAGTCTGCCGCTCCTCCCTGTCCCCTGGATCAGGATAGTCCTGGAGTGGAAAACAAACTAATTCCTTCTGCAGGGAGCCCGGCCAATTCCACACCACTGCCTGCAGACGGTTCTGGGCCAAACTCTACCCCCAACAATCGAGCAATCACCCCTGTTTCCCAGGGGAGTAGTAGCTCTACCACGGATCCCAAaggtcccctccctcccccagtctCTAGTGGGGAGCCGCCCTCACTGGGAGAGAACCCCGATGGGTTGTCTCAGGAGCAGCTGGAGCATCGGGAGCGCTCACTGCAGACACTCAGAGACATCCAGCGCATGCTCTTCCCTGATGAGAAGGAGTTCTCTGGGGCACAGAGTGCGGGACCCCAGCAAAGCTCGGGCGTGCTTGATGGCCCACAAAAGAAGCCCGAGGGGCCCATCCAGGCCATGATGGCCCAGTCCCAAAGCCTTGGGAAAGGGCCCGGGCCCAGGACCGATGTGGGAGCTCCCTTTGGCCCTCAGGGACACAGAGAGATGCCCTTTTCCCCCGAGGAGATGGTCCCACCCCCCATGAATTCCCAGCCAGGGCCTATGGGCCCCGACCACCTGGATCACATGACTCCTGAGCAGATGGCATGGCTGAAGCTGCAGCAGGAGTTCtatgaggagaagaggaggaaacaggaGCAGGTGGCTGTACAGCAGTGCTCCCTGCAGGACATGATGGTCCATCAGCATGGGCCCCGAGGAGTGGTCCGGGGCCCTCCCCCACCCTACCAGATGGCTTCCAGCGAAGGATGGGGGCCTGCAGGCCCAGAGCCTTTTGCTGATGGCATAAATATGCCTCATTCCCTGCCCCCAAGGGGCGTGGCTCCTCCCCCCAACATGCCAGGAAGTCAGATGCGTCTTCCCGGATTTGCAGGAATGATGAACTCTGAAATGGAGGGGCCAAATGTCCCTAACCCTGCATCCAGACCAGGTCTTTCTGGAGTTAGTTGGCCAGATGATGTGCCAAAAATTCCGGATGGCCGAAATTTCCCTCCAGGCCAGGGGGTCTTTAGTGGCCCTGGCCGAGGTGAACGCTTCCCAAATCCTCCAAGTTTGTCTGATGAGATGTTTCCGCAACAGCTGGCAGAGAAGCAGTTGGGCCTCCCCCCAGGGATGAGTATAGAAGGAATCAGGCCCAACATTGAGATGAATAGGATGATCCCAGGGTCTCAGCGACACATGGAGCCTGGGAATAATCCCCTTTTCCCCCGTATACCAGTAGAGGGGCCCCTAAGCCCTTCTAGGGCTGACTTCCCAAAAGGAATGCCACCACAGATTGGCCCTGGCCGGGAACTTGAATTTGGGATGGTCCCTGGTGGCATGAAGGGGGATGTAAATCTGAACGTCAATATGGGCTCCAACCCACAGATGATACCTCAGAAAATGAGGGATGCTGGGGTGGGTCCTGAGGAGATGATGAAACTACGGCCAGGTGGCTCTGAGATGCTCCCCTCCCAGCAAAAGATGGTGCCCCTGCCATTTGGTGATCACCCTCAGCAGGAGTATGGCATGGGCCCTAGGCCTTTCCTTCCCATGTCTCAGGGTCCGGGCGGCAACAATGGTCTTCGGAATCTTAGAGACCCAGTTGGGCCTGACCAAAGGACTAATAGCCGGCTCAGCCACATGCCACCACTACCTCTCAACCCGTCCAGTAATCCTGCCAGCCTCAACACCGCTCCCCCTGTTCAGCGCAGTCTGGGACGTAAGCCCTTGGATATTTCTGTTGCCGCTAGCCAGGTGCATTCTCCAGGCATTAATCCTCTGAAGTCTCCCACGATGCGCCAGGTCCAGTCACCAATGTTGGGCTCACCCTCGGGGAACCTCAAGTCCCCCCAGACTCCATCCCAGCTGGCGGGCATGCTGGCAGGtccagctgctgctgcttccattAAGTCCCCTCCTGTCTTGGGGTCTGCTGCTGCTTCACCTGTTCACCTCAAATCTCCATCACTTCCTGCCCCTTCACCTGGATGGACCTCCTCTCCAAAACCTCCACTACAGAGTCCCGGGATCCCTCCAAACCACAAAACGTCTCTCACTATGGCTTCCCCAGCCATGATGGGAAATGTAGAGTCAG GTGGTCCACCACCTCCTACTGCTGGCCAGTCTGCTTCTGTGAATATTCCTGGAAGTCTTCCCTCTAGCACCCCTTACACAATGCCTCCAGAACCAACcctttcccagaatcctctctccatCATGATGTCTCGAATGTCCAAGTTTGCAATGCCCAGTTCCACCCCACTTTACCATGATGCCATCAAGACTGTGGCCAGTTCAGATGATGACTCCCCTCCAGCTCGATCTCCCAACTTGCCATCAATGAATAACATGCCAG gAATGGGCATTAACCCCCAGAATCCTCGAATTTCAGGCCCAAACCCAGGGGTTCCGATGCCAACCCTTAGCCCAATGGGAATGACGCAGCCACTCTCTCACTCCAACCAGATGCCCTCTCCAAATGCTATGGGACCCAGTATACCTCCTCATGGGGTTCCCGTGGGGCCCGGTCTGATGTCACACAATCCGATGATGGGGCACGGGTCCCAAGAGCCTCCCATGGTACCTCAAGGACGAATGGGGTTCCCTCAGGGGTTCCCTCCAGTACAGTCTCCTCCACAGCAGGTGCCGTTTCCCCACAATGGCCCCAGTGGGGGTCAAGGCAACTTTCCAGGAGGCATGGGCTTTCCTGGGGAAGGACCCCTGGGCCGTCCTAGCAACCTGCCCCAAAGTTCCACAGATCCAGCACTTTGTAAGCCTGGAGGCCCAGGGGGTCCTGACTCCTTCACCGTCCTGGGAAACAACATGCCTTCAGTTTTCACAGATCCAGACCTACAGGAAGTGATTCGACCTGGAGCCACTGGAATACCTGAGTTCGATCTGTCCCGGATTATCCCGTCAGAGAAGCCCAGCCAGACACTGCAGTATTTTCCTCGGGGGGAAGTCCCAGGCCGCAAACAGCCCCAGGGTCCTGGGCCTGGGTTCTCACACATGCAGGGGATAATAGGAGAACAGGCCCCAAGAATGGGACTAGCATTACCTGGCATGGGGGGCCCAGGTCCAGTGGGAACTCCAGATATCCCCCTTGGTACAGCTCCATCCATGCCAGGACACAACCCAATGAGACCACCTGCCTTTCTGCAGCAAGGCATGATGGGACCTCACCATCGGATGATGTCACCAGCACAATCTGCAATGCCTGGCCAGCCCACCCTGATGAGCAACCCAGCAGCTGCTGTAGGCATGATTCCTGGCAAAGATCGGGCCCCTGCTGGACTATATACCCACCCAGGGCCTGTGGGCTCTCCAGGCATGATGATGTCAATGCAGGGCATGATGGGACCCCAACAGAACATCATGATCCCCCCACAGATGAGGCCTCGAGGCATGGCTGCTGATGTGGGTATGGGTGGATTTAGCCAAGGACCTGGAAACCCAGGGAACATGATGTTTTAA